From a region of the Bermanella marisrubri genome:
- the hslO gene encoding Hsp33 family molecular chaperone HslO, producing the protein MATKDTLQRFTFDHTHVRGELVGLHKTLSDVFTRQDYPEPVKALLSELLVAASLLSATVKIKGVLSLQVQSNGPIRAIVAETSNDGHLRGIARMDPEQSIDNGSLLGDQGQLVITMDPEKGRRYQGVVALEEGNIAKSLEGYFRQSEQLGTRIWLGYEEGVAAGMLLQELPELGEVQQGIEADPDAWGRLTHLADTIRNDELLHLPNDDILHRLYHEEKVRLYDAQPLKFQCSCSKERLSVALTQLGYAECQEVIDEQGKIRADCQFCGQHYSFTQSDVNGLFPLESAKAGKGLH; encoded by the coding sequence ATGGCTACAAAAGACACTTTGCAACGTTTTACCTTTGATCATACCCATGTCCGTGGTGAGCTGGTGGGTTTGCATAAAACCCTAAGCGACGTCTTCACGCGTCAAGATTACCCTGAACCGGTAAAGGCCTTGTTGTCAGAATTATTGGTCGCTGCTTCTTTGCTGAGTGCAACTGTGAAGATTAAAGGCGTATTAAGCTTGCAGGTACAAAGCAATGGGCCGATTCGTGCGATTGTGGCTGAAACCAGTAATGATGGCCACTTACGGGGTATTGCACGCATGGATCCAGAGCAGAGTATTGATAATGGTTCTTTGCTAGGGGATCAAGGACAGCTAGTCATTACTATGGACCCAGAGAAAGGCCGCCGTTATCAAGGTGTGGTAGCACTCGAGGAAGGTAACATTGCTAAAAGCTTAGAGGGCTATTTCAGGCAAAGTGAGCAGTTGGGGACACGAATTTGGTTGGGCTACGAAGAAGGCGTTGCGGCCGGTATGCTGCTGCAAGAGCTCCCCGAGTTGGGAGAGGTTCAACAAGGTATTGAAGCGGATCCAGATGCTTGGGGCCGACTGACACACTTGGCAGATACGATTCGCAATGATGAGCTGTTGCATTTACCGAACGATGACATCCTTCATCGACTATATCACGAAGAAAAAGTGCGCTTGTACGATGCCCAACCACTTAAATTTCAATGCAGTTGCAGTAAAGAGCGCTTGTCTGTGGCACTGACGCAGTTGGGTTATGCAGAATGCCAAGAAGTTATTGATGAACAGGGTAAAATTCGTGCTGACTGCCAGTTTTGTGGTCAGCACTACAGCTTCACGCAAAGTGATGTGAATGGTTTGTTTCCTTTAGAAAGTGCTAAGGCGGGTAAAGGACTTCATTAG